The genomic segment CTGGGCCTGATCGCCGTCCTGGCGCGCAGCTTCAGCCGCATCCACAGGGCGAACCTGGTCAACTTCGGCATCCTGCCGCTCACGTTCGCCGATCCGGCCGACTACGAGCGCGTCGAGCAGGGCGCGCGCCTGGCGATCGAGGACGTGGCCGCCGGGCTCGAGGCCGGCCGGCTGACCGTCCGGGCCGGGGCGGACGGCCCGCGGTTCGAGGCGCTGGCCGAGCTGAGCGACAGGGAGCGGGAGATCGTTCTGGCCGGCGGACGTCTGAACCTCCTGAGGCGGTAGAGCCGTTTCCATTCCCTTCCATCCGACGAGTGCACGCACCATGAGCGCGAAGCCGAGCAGGCAGCCACAAGTCCCCGAGGACGGGGTTCTGATCGAGTACTCCGACGGCAGGCTCCGGGTTCCGGACCGCCCCATCGTGCCCTTCATCGAGGGCGACGGCACCGGGCCGGACATCTGGCGGGCGACCCGGGCCGTCGTGGAGGCCGCCGTGCGGACGGCCTACGGCACGGATCGGAGAATCTGCTGGACGCAGATCTACGCGGCGGACCGCGCGCTGGAGCTGTTCGGCGAATGGGTGCCGGAGGAGACGTTCGAGGCGATCCGCCGCTTCCGCATGGCCATCAAGGGGCCGCTGAACACGCCCATCGGCGGCGGCCATCGCAGCGCGAACGTGACGCTGCGCCAGGTGCTGGACCTGTATGCCTGCGTGCGGCCCGTCTTCTGGGTGCCCGGCGTGCCGTGCCCGGTCAAGGAGCCGCAGAAGCTCGACGTGGTGGTCTTCCGCGAGAACACCGAGGACGTCTACGCCGGCATCGAGTTCCCCGCCGGCTCCCCGGAGGCCGACAGGCTGGCCGCGTTCCTGGCCGATGAACTCCACCGCCCGGTGCGCGAGGGCTCGGCGATCGGCATCAAGCCGATGAGCGAGTTCGGCACGAAGCGCCTGATGCGCATGGCCATGCAGCATGCGCTGGACAACGGCCGGCGCAGCGTGTCGATCATGCACAAGGGCAACATCATGAAGTACACCGAGGGCGCCTTCCGCGACTGGTGCTACGAGGTCGTGCGGGAGGAGTTCGCGGGCGCGGCGGTCACCGAGCAGGAGCTCTACGACGCCCACGGCGGCACCATGCCCGAGGGCAAGGTGCTGGTGAAGGACCGCATCGCCGACGCGATGTTCCAGCAGGTCCTCCTGCGCCCGGACGAATACGACGTCATCGTCAGCCCGAACCTGAACGGCGATTACATCTCCGACGCGCTGGCCGCGCAGGTGGGCGGGCTGGGCATCGCGCCGGGCGCGAACATCGGCGACGGCGTGGCGCTGTTCGAGGCGACGCACGGCACGGCGCCGAAGTACGCCGGCCAGGACAAGGTGAACCCCTCCAGCCTGATCCTCAGCGCCCGCATGATGCTCGAGCACCTGGGGTGGACGGAGGCCGCCGACCTGGTCCTGAAGGGCCTGAAGGCCGCCGTCGCGCAGAAGAAGGTCACCTACGATCTGGAACGCCAGATGCAGGGCGCGTCCCTGCTGAAATGCAGCGAGTTCGGGCAGGCCGTCATCGACAACA from the Candidatus Brocadiaceae bacterium genome contains:
- the icd gene encoding isocitrate dehydrogenase (NADP(+)), with the protein product MSAKPSRQPQVPEDGVLIEYSDGRLRVPDRPIVPFIEGDGTGPDIWRATRAVVEAAVRTAYGTDRRICWTQIYAADRALELFGEWVPEETFEAIRRFRMAIKGPLNTPIGGGHRSANVTLRQVLDLYACVRPVFWVPGVPCPVKEPQKLDVVVFRENTEDVYAGIEFPAGSPEADRLAAFLADELHRPVREGSAIGIKPMSEFGTKRLMRMAMQHALDNGRRSVSIMHKGNIMKYTEGAFRDWCYEVVREEFAGAAVTEQELYDAHGGTMPEGKVLVKDRIADAMFQQVLLRPDEYDVIVSPNLNGDYISDALAAQVGGLGIAPGANIGDGVALFEATHGTAPKYAGQDKVNPSSLILSARMMLEHLGWTEAADLVLKGLKAAVAQKKVTYDLERQMQGASLLKCSEFGQAVIDNM